In the genome of Flavobacteriales bacterium, one region contains:
- a CDS encoding polyprenyl synthetase family protein, whose translation MGMVNKIKDPIKEEMKIFEEKFKDSIATSVPLLDKITHYIVKRKGKQMRPMFVFLVAKTFGEINESSYRAASLVELLHTATLVHDDVVDDANLRRGFFSINALWKNKIAVLVGDYLLSKLLVLAVKNQEFKLLEITATAVEEMSEGELLQIEKARKLDIVESVYFDIIRKKTATLIGTCCSTGLASVSKDESLIEKAYTFGEKIGLAFQIKDDLFDYQQSSSLIGKPVGIDIKEQKMTLPLIYTLQKCSEKDKKFIIRTVKRHNTNSKRVQQVIKMVKEHGGLDYAKEKMNTIFQEALEILETFPDNASKESLRLLVEYVIKRKK comes from the coding sequence ATGGGAATGGTAAATAAAATAAAAGATCCAATAAAGGAGGAGATGAAAATCTTTGAAGAAAAATTCAAAGATTCCATAGCTACCTCTGTGCCACTTCTGGATAAAATCACTCATTACATTGTAAAAAGAAAGGGAAAACAAATGCGACCGATGTTTGTTTTTCTTGTTGCCAAAACCTTCGGGGAGATTAATGAAAGTAGTTACCGAGCGGCTTCTTTAGTAGAGTTGCTTCATACAGCAACTTTAGTTCATGACGATGTGGTAGATGACGCCAATCTTCGGAGAGGTTTTTTTTCTATAAATGCTTTGTGGAAAAATAAAATTGCCGTTTTGGTGGGAGATTATTTGCTTTCAAAACTGTTGGTTTTAGCCGTGAAAAATCAGGAATTCAAATTGCTTGAAATTACCGCAACTGCTGTAGAAGAAATGAGTGAAGGAGAACTGCTCCAAATAGAAAAGGCTCGAAAATTAGACATTGTGGAAAGTGTCTATTTTGATATTATCAGAAAAAAAACTGCAACTCTTATAGGGACTTGTTGTTCTACTGGTTTAGCATCAGTTTCTAAGGATGAAAGTCTCATTGAAAAAGCTTATACTTTTGGTGAAAAAATAGGCTTAGCCTTTCAGATAAAAGATGACTTATTCGATTATCAACAATCCAGTTCATTGATAGGGAAACCTGTAGGGATAGATATCAAAGAACAAAAAATGACTCTTCCCCTCATTTATACCCTTCAAAAATGTTCTGAAAAAGATAAAAAGTTCATCATCAGGACGGTGAAAAGACATAATACAAACTCAAAAAGAGTCCAGCAAGTGATTAAAATGGTTAAGGAGCATGGAGGATTAGATTATGCTAAAGAAAAAATGAATACCATTTTTCAGGAGGCTCTTGAAATACTTGAAACTTTTCCAGATAATGCCTCAAAAGAGTCTTTAAGACTGCTTGTTGAGTATGTAATAAAAAGGAAAAAATAA